AGCGGAAGGTGGCGGCGCCGCCCGGGGGCTCGCGCTCGCCCGGCTCGCAGGGCTGCGCGGGCTGCATGAAGAGGGTGCGGTAGGCCTCCGGCTGCTGCAGCGCGAACTCGAGGTAGCGCTCGCCGCTGTCCTGCAGCCGCTCCCAGGGCCCCCCGCGCACCTCGAGCGAGCGGTAGAGGTAGCTGCCGAAGAGCGCGTGGCCCTCGCGCATCACCGCCTCCAGCAGCGCCTCCTTGCCCTCGAAGTGGCGGTAGAGCGCGGTCGCCGTCACCCCCACGCGCTCGGCCACCGCGCGCATGGTCAGCGCCTCCGCCCCTCCGGAGAGGAACAGCGCGCGCGCAGCGGCGAGGATGCGGTCCCGGGCTTCACTCATGTTTACATACGTAAACCTCCGCGCGGCCGCCGTCAAGGCCTCGCCGGAGGGGGGCCGGGCAGGCGTTCACCGGGCGCATGCACGGGGCCGCGCGGCGCGCAGCGCGGTTGACAGGGTGCGGGGGCGGACCTTACGCAGAGCGTCATGACCCACCCGTCTCCTGCCGCGAAGCGCTCCCACCCGGTCAAAGTCGATGGCCCCCCGCGGGTCCTGCTGCTCGAGGGCATCCACCCCTCCGCCGAGGAGATGCTGCGCGCGGACGGGCTGCAGGTGGAGCGGCTGAAGGGGGCGCTGAAGCCGGAGGAGCTCGCGCTCAAGCTGCAGGACGTGCACCTGCTGGGCATCCGCAGCAAGACGACGGTGCCCTCGGAGGTGCTCGCGCGCGCGCCGCACCTGCTCGCGGTGGGCGCCTTCTGCATCGGCACGAACCAGGTGGACCTGAAGGCGGCGAACGTGGGCGGGGTGCCGGTGTTCAACGCGCCCTTCAGCAACACGCGCAGCGTGGCGGAGCTGGTCATCGCGGAGATCATCGCCCTCACGCGTCAGCTCGGAGACCGCAGCCGCGAGGTGCACCAGGGGCAGTGGCGCAAGGTGGCCACCGGCAGCCACGAGGTGCGCGGCAAGACGCTGGGCATCGTGGGCTACGGGCACATCGGCAGCCAGGTGGGCGTGCTCGCCGAGGCGCTGGGCATGCGGGTGCTCTTCTACGACGTGATGACGAAGCTGCCGCTGGGCAACGTGCGCCCGGTGGCCACGCTCCCCGAGCTGCTGCAGGCGAGCGACTTCGTCACCCTGCACGTGCCGGCGCTGCCCACCACGGTGAACCTCATCGGCGCGGACGCGCTCGCGCACATGCGCCCCGGCGCGGCCCTCATCAACGCGAGCCGCGGCACGGTGGTGGACATCCCGGCGCTCGCGCGCGCGCTCAAGAGCGGGCACCTGAGCGGCGCGGCGGTGGACGTGTACCCGGAGGAGCCGGAGACCAACAGCGACGGCTTCGTCACCGAGCTGCAGGGGCTGCCCAACGTCATCCTCACCCCGCACATCGGCGGCTCCACCGAGGAGGCCCAGGAGGCGATCGGCCGCGAGGTGGCCACCAGCCTGCTCAAGTTCTACCGGGCCGGCGCGACGACGGGCGCGGTGAACTTCCCCAACGTGGAGAGCCCGCTGGTCCCCGGCACCCACCGCATCCTCAACGTGCACCGCAACGTGCCCGGCGTGCTGCGCGACATCAACCGCATCGTCTCGGACCTCAACGCGAACATCCACGCGCAGGTGCTGCAGACGGACCAGAACGTGGGCTACCTCGTCATGGACCTGGACCAGGACGTCTCGGCGCCGGTGTGCGCGGCCATCGCGGGGCTGGGCACGGACATCAAGACGCGCATCGTGAGCTAGGGACGTCAGCTAGGGCGCGTCCACCACCTTGCCGGGGTTGAGGATGCCCAGCGGGTCCAGCGCGCGCTTGAGCGTGCGCAGGAGCGCGAGCTCCCCGGGGCTGCGCGAGTAGGCGAGGTAGGGCTTCTTGAGCAGCCCCACGCCGTGCTCGGCGCTGATGCTGCCCGCGTGGCGCTTCACGAGCTCGAACATCGTGGGGTCCGCCTCGCGGGTGTGGGCGAGGAACTCCGCCTTGTCCATGCCGTCCGGCTTCATCACGTTCACGTGCAGGTTGCCGTCCCCGATGTGGCCGAAGAGGCAGATCTCCCAGCCCGGGTAGCGCGCGCTGAACACGCTCTCGAGCTCGCTGCAGAAGGCCTCGAGCCGGGCCACCGGCAGCGAGATGTCGTTCTTGTGCGGCAGGCCCGTCGCCGCGAGGCTCTCGCTGATGCTCTCGCGCAGCGCCCACAGCTCCTGTGCCTGCTGCGCGCCCTGCGCGAGCGTGCCGTCGGTGACGAGCCCGCGCTCGAAGAGCGACCCGAGCCAGGCCTCCACCGCCTCGGCGTTCGCGCTCTCCGCCTCCATCAGCACGTAGCAGCCGCTCGGGGCCTCGAAGGGGCTGCGCAGCCTGCGGTGGCGCTGCACGCGCGCGAGGCAGCGGTCGGTGAAGAACTCGTACGCGGAGAGGGAGAGGGGCGCGCGGCGCGCCTCGCGAAACAGCCGCAGCACCGCCGCCACGTCCGGCACCGCGAAGAGGAACACGCTCTGGGGCCCGGGCAGCGGCGCGAGCTTCAGCGTGGCCTCGGTGATGACCCCCAGCGTGCCCTCGCTGCCGATGAAGAGCTGGCGCAGGTCGGTGCCGGTGTTGTTCTTCTCCAGCGCGCCGTTGAGCTCCAGCACCTCACCGGAGGCGAGCACCACCTGCAGCCCCAGCACCCACTGGCGGGTGAGGCCGTAGCGGATGACCTTCACCCCGCCCGCGTTGGTGGCGATGTTCCCGCCCACCTGCGAGCTGCCCTTGGAGGCGAAGTCCACCGGCCAGGTGAGCCCGTGGGCGCCAGCGTGCTGGTGCACCGCCTCGGTGACCGCGCCCGCCTGCACGCGCACGGTGTTGCCCAGCAGGTCCACCTCGCCCAGCGCGCTCATGCGCTGCAGGCTGAGCACCAGCTCCCCGCGCGCCGCCACCGCGCCGCCCGCGAGCCCCGTGCGCCCGCCGCTGGGCACCACCGCCACCCGGTGGGCGCTGCACAGCGCGAGCAGCCGGCTCACCTCCTGCGTGGTGCGCGGGAAGGCCACCGCCGCGGGCGCAGGCGCGTACACCTTCGTCCAGTCCCGGCCGTACTCGGCCAGGTCCCCGGGCTCGCGGGTGAGGAAGTCCTCGGGGAAGCCCTCCTCGAGGGCGCGCAGGAACTCGGGCGGCAGGGGAGTGGAGGCCATGGCCCTCCGAGCACTAGTGCAGTGCCCCTGCGGGCACAAGCGCGCGGGGTGGGGGGGCTGGTCGGGGAGTTCAAGGCTGGTGTTATATTCGCGCTTCCATGCTCTCTCCCGCTCGCTCTCTCCTCGCCCTCTCGCTCGCCGCGCTCGCGTCGGGCTGCGCCATCGCGCCCCGCAACGACTGTCCCCAGCTCAAGGGCCCTGCCTGGCAGGAGCTGCGCAGCGAGCACTTCCAGCTGCGCACGGACCTGGACCCGAAGGACGC
This region of Aggregicoccus sp. 17bor-14 genomic DNA includes:
- the serA gene encoding phosphoglycerate dehydrogenase, with translation MTHPSPAAKRSHPVKVDGPPRVLLLEGIHPSAEEMLRADGLQVERLKGALKPEELALKLQDVHLLGIRSKTTVPSEVLARAPHLLAVGAFCIGTNQVDLKAANVGGVPVFNAPFSNTRSVAELVIAEIIALTRQLGDRSREVHQGQWRKVATGSHEVRGKTLGIVGYGHIGSQVGVLAEALGMRVLFYDVMTKLPLGNVRPVATLPELLQASDFVTLHVPALPTTVNLIGADALAHMRPGAALINASRGTVVDIPALARALKSGHLSGAAVDVYPEEPETNSDGFVTELQGLPNVILTPHIGGSTEEAQEAIGREVATSLLKFYRAGATTGAVNFPNVESPLVPGTHRILNVHRNVPGVLRDINRIVSDLNANIHAQVLQTDQNVGYLVMDLDQDVSAPVCAAIAGLGTDIKTRIVS
- a CDS encoding FAD-binding oxidoreductase, which codes for MASTPLPPEFLRALEEGFPEDFLTREPGDLAEYGRDWTKVYAPAPAAVAFPRTTQEVSRLLALCSAHRVAVVPSGGRTGLAGGAVAARGELVLSLQRMSALGEVDLLGNTVRVQAGAVTEAVHQHAGAHGLTWPVDFASKGSSQVGGNIATNAGGVKVIRYGLTRQWVLGLQVVLASGEVLELNGALEKNNTGTDLRQLFIGSEGTLGVITEATLKLAPLPGPQSVFLFAVPDVAAVLRLFREARRAPLSLSAYEFFTDRCLARVQRHRRLRSPFEAPSGCYVLMEAESANAEAVEAWLGSLFERGLVTDGTLAQGAQQAQELWALRESISESLAATGLPHKNDISLPVARLEAFCSELESVFSARYPGWEICLFGHIGDGNLHVNVMKPDGMDKAEFLAHTREADPTMFELVKRHAGSISAEHGVGLLKKPYLAYSRSPGELALLRTLKRALDPLGILNPGKVVDAP
- a CDS encoding TetR/AcrR family transcriptional regulator, whose product is MSEARDRILAAARALFLSGGAEALTMRAVAERVGVTATALYRHFEGKEALLEAVMREGHALFGSYLYRSLEVRGGPWERLQDSGERYLEFALQQPEAYRTLFMQPAQPCEPGEREPPGGAATFRFLVDRVRECMDAGLLREDGPDAVALAIWAHVHGLVSLHLSGALGVEEPAFREAYRASVRRLFAGLAP